Proteins from one Nerophis lumbriciformis linkage group LG08, RoL_Nlum_v2.1, whole genome shotgun sequence genomic window:
- the aspg gene encoding 60 kDa lysophospholipase isoform X4, whose translation MESVRSDQLFHSMSKNKKRIVYTIIEYSPLLDSSNMTTEDWGRIGKDIEKNYESYDGFVILHGTDTMAYTASALSFMCEHLGKPIILTGSQVPIYEMRNDGRDNLLGALLIAGQFVIPEVCLYFYNKLYRGNRVTKVDAGSFNAFSSPNLAPLATAEVDFAINWDTVWRANTTAKFQVRTELNRNVGLLRLFPGITAATVRAFLQPPMEGVVLETYGSGNAPDNRSDLLEELKAATESGVIIINITQCLRGTVSTSYATGKVLMDAGLIAGGDMTPEAALSKLSYVLAKTEISLDAKKKMMGQNLRGEMSADLAGAKLCLSDSQFIQVIAKSLSISCKEELEAIRDALTPPLACAATKIGDIEALEALKEMGSNLCLSDYDGRTPLHIAACEGHFKVVKYLLTLGATVYAKDRYGDTPLCNAVRFRHKDVVKLLRKTGAHFSRDEMEEAGTELCSLAASGDLEGLEIWSLAGADFNKPGYDGQTAIKVAKAVGKPEVVAFLRHLMSRKTKTAFAGLNESVEYDDEEEENGDIIEIAASPAKM comes from the exons ATGGAAAGCGTTCGTTCTGACCAACTGTTCCACAG TATGAGTAAAAATAAGAAGAGGATTGTCTACACAATTATTGAGTACAGTCCTTTACTGGATTCCTCCAATATGACCACAGAGGACTGGGGTAGAATTGGAAAAGACATTGAG AAAAACTATGAAAGCTACGATGGCTTTGTGATCCTTCACGGCACAGACACCATGGCCTACACTGCCTCAGCGCTGTCCTTCATGTGTGAGCACTTAGGCAAGCCTATCATCCTCACTGGTTCACAG GTGCCAATCTATGAGATGAGAAACGATGGCAGAGACAACCTGCTGGGCGCGCTGTTGATTGCCGGACAGTTTGTCATTCCTGAG GTATGCTTGTATTTCTACAACAAGCTCTACAGAGGAAACCGTGTGACTAAGGTGGATGCTGGGAGTTTCAATGCATTCTCATCCCCTAATTTGGCCCCTCTTGCCACTGCGGAAGTGGATTTTGCAA TTAACTGGGACACGGTGTGGAGGGCAAACACCACAGCGAAGTTTCAAGTCCGCACTGAGCTCAACCGAAATGTTGGCTTGCTGAGGCTATTCCCAGGAATAACTGCAGCCACT GTGAGGGCTTTCCTGCAGCCGCCTATGGAGGGTGTGGTTCTTGAGACCTATGGCAGTGGAAACGCCCCAGATAACCGCTCTGACCTGTTGGAGGAGTTGAAGGCGGCCACCGAATCTGGCGTAATCATCATCAACATAACCCAGTGTTTGAGGGGGACGGTGTCCACGTCCTACGCCACAGGCAAG GTCTTGATGGACGCGGGGCTGATAGCTGGTGGTGACATGACTCCAGAGGCCGCCTTGTCAAAGCTGTCCTACGTGTTGGCAAAGACGGAGATAAGTTTAGATGCCAAGAAAAAG ATGATGGGCCAGAACCTGCGAGGTGAGATGAGTGCTGACTTGGCCGGAGCAAAGTTGTGTCTGAGTGACAGTCAGTTCATCCAAGTCATTGCCAAGTCTCTGAGCATTAGCTGCAAAGAG GAACTGGAGGCCATCCGTGATGCTCTGACACCACCGCTGGCTTGTGCCGCCACGAAGATTGGCGACATCGAGGCCTTAGAAGCCCTCAAGGAAATG GGCAGTAACTTGTGTCTAAGCGACTACGATGGACGGACGCCTCTGCACATCGCCGCCTGCGAGGGCCACTTTAAAGTGGTGAAATACCTGCTGACTCTCGGGGCCACGGTTTACGCGAAAGATCGTTATGGAGACACACCACTGTGCAACGCTGTGCGCTTTAG GCACAAGGATGTCGTCAAGCTCCTGAGAAAGACGGGAGCCCACTTCTCTCGGGACGAGATGGAGGAAGCTGGAACAGAACTGTGCAG CCTGGCAGCCAGCGGCGACCTGGAAGGCCTGGAAATATGGAGTCTAGCTGGAGCTGATTTTAATAAACCAGGCTATGATGGGCAGACTGCAATTAAAGTG GCTAAGGCTGTTGGTAAACCAGAAGTGGTTGCCTTTTTACGGCACCTCATGAGCAGAAAAACTAAG ACAGCATTTGCAGGATTGAATGAAAGTGTTGAGTATGATGATGAGGAAGAGGAG AACGGCGACATAATTGAAATTGCAGCCTCCCCAGCAAAAATGTGA